A genomic window from Nematostella vectensis chromosome 9, jaNemVect1.1, whole genome shotgun sequence includes:
- the LOC5511628 gene encoding branched-chain-amino-acid aminotransferase-like protein 2: protein MASKRVLLWTAPRCVSTAFERSIMTLKSTKVLHEPFSASFYFGPERQSLRYAADPVQPNQSYRSVSKTLQKDFDGIDVLFSKDMAYAVQNHFKMFSEEGFKDFKHTFLIREPAKAIISLYHASTNPKLTGWSYFDPEEAGFRQMLGLYHYISQHIDDSPVVIDADDLLDFPNETMKSYCEAVGITYESNMTSWEPGPVADWDTWAGWHENALKSSGFTRRSHRNTQKNSYDDEIEQLPAEVKMAIDEARACFEYLAARKLDVRGTEV from the coding sequence ATGGCATCCAAACGAGTTTTGCTTTGGACAGCACCTAGATGTGTCTCAACAGCCTTTGAACGCTCAATTATGACTCTAAAGAGTACTAAAGTTCTTCACGAGCCTTTCTCGGCTTCGTTCTACTTTGGTCCGGAACGGCAAAGCCTTCGTTACGCAGCCGACCCGGTTCAGCCGAACCAGAGCTACCGATCCGTAAGCAAAACACTCCAAAAAGACTTTGATGGCATCGATGTCTTGTTCTCAAAAGACATGGCGTACGCTGTTCAGAATCATTTCAAGATGTTCTCTGAAGAGGGCTTCAAGGATTTCAAGCACACTTTCCTCATTCGCGAACCGGCAAAAGCGATCATTTCTCTCTACCATGCTTCAACCAACCCTAAGCTGACAGGCTGGTCCTACTTTGATCCAGAAGAGGCTGGCTTCCGCCAAATGCTCGGGCTCTACCATTACATCTCTCAGCACATCGATGATTCCCCTGTGGTAATTGATGCAGACGATCTATTGGATTTTCCCAACGAGACAATGAAAAGTTACTGCGAGGCAGTGGGAATAACGTATGAATCGAATATGACGTCATGGGAGCCCGGCCCCGTTGCCGACTGGGATACCTGGGCAGGATGGCACGAGAACGCCTTAAAGAGCTCAGGATTTACAAGGCGCTCGCACAGAAATACGCAAAAGAATTCTTACGACGACGAAATCGAGCAACTTCCGGCGGAAGTGAAAATGGCGATAGACGAGGCAAGGGCGTGCTTTGAATACCTTGCGGCAAGGAAACTAGACGTGAGGGGTACTGAGGTGTAA